The following proteins are encoded in a genomic region of Amycolatopsis sulphurea:
- a CDS encoding serine/threonine-protein kinase, with protein sequence MTEESRQIAGRYELVELVGSGAMGMVWRGEDKILGRVVAVKELLMPLNQGEDKVAEAKNRAMREARIAARLQHPNAISVFNVVEYEDRPWLIMEYLPSRSLSAKLHDDGPLTVDEVIPIAVQLAGVLTAAHRAGVVHRDVKPGNVLLGDDGTVKVTDFGISRAMGDVTLTATGEISGTPAFLAPEVARGEDATFASDVFALGATLYMAVEGAPPFGTADNPIALLYRVSSGSITPPKQAGKLEPLLLKLLELKPVDRPTMAEVAAELSALDGGATPVVTVPEPPTLPETSPMKAAESVAAEPAAAVATPQAPEAAPPADRRRRAMIFAGAGALIVVLAVILIVVLTRKHDQPNQAANTPSATASAAAPASPGSSSPVATKTTPTFAASSPEAMSAALQTYFSLIPGDLSQSWTMLSAGFRAARNQSFESYRDFWQNFSSASASDVKVTGDTTLSAQITYRRKNGSTTSEHHTYVMVQQDGFWRIDQESK encoded by the coding sequence TTGACCGAGGAGAGCCGGCAGATCGCCGGTCGCTACGAGCTCGTCGAACTCGTCGGCAGCGGTGCCATGGGCATGGTGTGGCGCGGTGAGGACAAGATCCTCGGCCGGGTCGTCGCGGTGAAGGAACTCCTCATGCCGCTGAACCAGGGCGAGGACAAGGTCGCGGAGGCCAAGAACCGCGCCATGCGCGAGGCGCGCATCGCCGCTCGCCTGCAGCACCCCAACGCGATCTCGGTGTTCAACGTGGTCGAGTACGAGGACCGGCCGTGGCTGATCATGGAGTATCTGCCCTCGCGCAGCCTCTCGGCGAAGCTGCACGACGACGGCCCGCTGACCGTCGACGAGGTGATCCCGATCGCGGTGCAGCTGGCCGGCGTGCTGACCGCCGCGCACCGCGCGGGGGTGGTGCACCGCGACGTGAAACCGGGCAACGTGCTGCTCGGCGACGACGGCACGGTCAAGGTGACCGATTTCGGTATCTCCCGCGCGATGGGCGACGTGACCCTCACCGCCACGGGTGAAATCTCCGGTACACCGGCGTTCCTCGCCCCGGAAGTCGCGCGCGGCGAGGACGCCACCTTCGCCTCGGACGTCTTCGCGCTCGGCGCCACGCTGTACATGGCCGTGGAGGGCGCGCCGCCGTTCGGCACCGCGGACAACCCGATTGCGTTGCTGTACCGCGTTTCCAGCGGATCGATCACACCGCCGAAGCAGGCCGGGAAGCTCGAACCCCTGCTGCTGAAGCTCTTGGAACTCAAGCCGGTGGACCGGCCGACGATGGCCGAGGTGGCCGCCGAGCTGAGCGCTCTCGACGGCGGGGCCACCCCGGTCGTGACCGTGCCCGAACCCCCGACGCTGCCGGAGACCTCGCCGATGAAGGCGGCTGAGAGCGTCGCCGCGGAGCCCGCAGCCGCGGTGGCCACACCGCAGGCGCCCGAGGCCGCGCCGCCGGCCGACCGAAGACGCCGCGCGATGATCTTCGCCGGGGCGGGCGCACTGATCGTGGTGCTCGCCGTGATCCTGATCGTCGTGCTCACCCGCAAGCACGACCAGCCGAACCAGGCCGCGAACACGCCGTCCGCCACCGCGTCGGCCGCGGCACCCGCGTCGCCGGGCAGCTCGTCCCCGGTGGCGACGAAGACGACCCCGACCTTCGCCGCTTCCTCACCCGAGGCGATGTCCGCGGCGCTGCAGACCTATTTCTCGCTCATCCCCGGCGACCTGTCGCAGAGCTGGACGATGCTCAGCGCCGGTTTCCGCGCGGCGCGGAACCAGAGCTTCGAGAGCTATCGGGACTTCTGGCAGAACTTCTCCTCGGCTTCCGCGAGCGACGTCAAGGTCACCGGCGACACCACGCTCAGCGCCCAGATCACCTATCGCCGCAAGAACGGCAGCACGACGAGCGAGCACCACACCTACGTGATGGTGCAGCAGGACGGGTTCTGGCGGATCGACCAGGAGAGCAAGTAG
- a CDS encoding MFS transporter, which produces MTMTAPSFRTVFGVGEFRALWLAHLLSVAGDQLARVALTVLVFDRTASAGWAAGTYALTYLPDLLGGALGGLADRFPRRTVLVAADVLRAGLVAVMAIPAVPWPVAAGLLVLVQLAAGPFQAARQAVLPDLLGEEKLPTGQAILSSTYQAALVVGFGAGAAVVTWLGVSGALWADAATFAVSAVALRWGLRPYPVTSVTERAPQWASLVAGCRLVARDRKLRSLLAIACCCGFYVVPEGLAVPVAAQLGGTGVLGWLLIANPIGTVLGALLISRLPQARQMRWLSPLTVASSLVLLPTGWTPALPVVVVLWTLSGAFSAHDLITQVQYSLAAPADQRGQVIGVAIAALRAAQGLCIAAAGALTQAFAPTTVVGIAAVAGTVCAAAAGAAWTRAVRPRRSPLGGATPPVAQ; this is translated from the coding sequence ATGACCATGACCGCGCCCTCCTTCCGGACCGTGTTCGGGGTCGGTGAGTTCCGGGCGCTGTGGCTGGCACACCTGCTTTCCGTGGCGGGTGATCAGCTGGCCAGGGTGGCGCTGACCGTGCTCGTCTTCGACCGCACCGCCTCGGCGGGCTGGGCAGCCGGCACGTACGCGCTGACCTATCTGCCGGATTTGCTCGGCGGGGCGCTCGGTGGCCTGGCCGACCGGTTCCCGCGCCGCACCGTGCTCGTCGCGGCCGACGTGCTGCGCGCCGGGCTCGTCGCGGTGATGGCGATCCCCGCCGTGCCCTGGCCGGTCGCCGCGGGGTTGCTGGTCTTGGTGCAGCTGGCGGCCGGCCCGTTCCAGGCCGCGCGGCAGGCGGTGCTGCCGGACCTGCTCGGCGAGGAGAAACTGCCGACCGGACAGGCGATCCTGTCTTCGACGTACCAGGCCGCGCTGGTCGTGGGTTTCGGCGCCGGCGCCGCCGTGGTGACCTGGCTGGGCGTATCCGGGGCCTTGTGGGCGGACGCAGCGACCTTCGCGGTGTCGGCGGTCGCGTTGCGTTGGGGACTGCGGCCGTACCCGGTCACCTCGGTGACCGAACGAGCGCCGCAATGGGCTTCCCTGGTGGCGGGCTGCCGCCTCGTCGCCCGGGACCGGAAGCTGCGGTCCCTGCTCGCCATCGCCTGTTGCTGCGGGTTCTACGTGGTGCCGGAAGGATTGGCGGTCCCGGTCGCGGCCCAGCTCGGCGGGACCGGGGTGCTCGGCTGGCTGCTGATCGCCAACCCGATCGGCACGGTGCTGGGCGCGCTGCTGATCAGCCGGCTGCCCCAGGCCCGGCAGATGCGCTGGCTGAGCCCGCTGACCGTGGCCAGCAGCCTGGTGCTGCTGCCGACCGGCTGGACGCCCGCGCTGCCGGTGGTGGTCGTGCTCTGGACGCTCTCGGGCGCCTTCTCCGCGCACGACCTGATCACGCAAGTGCAGTACAGCCTCGCCGCCCCCGCCGACCAGCGCGGCCAGGTGATCGGCGTGGCGATCGCCGCCCTGCGCGCGGCACAGGGCCTCTGCATCGCCGCGGCAGGCGCGCTGACCCAGGCCTTCGCCCCGACCACGGTGGTCGGGATCGCGGCCGTCGCCGGCACCGTGTGCGCCGCCGCGGCCGGTGCCGCATGGACCCGCGCGGTGCGGCCCCGCCGAAGCCCGCTCGGCGGG